The Hyalangium gracile genome includes a window with the following:
- a CDS encoding serine/threonine protein kinase produces MILFSHGNLSYEVDLSRPLVEELAQSKLGERTVPAWERTEKKRLREVIVRSLPPTSSDDPDTLERMRARLREEAHLATYLQHPRIARSLGPYEVQGVLYIVSDRAEGTSINTLITYSQMRERFLSPAFCLYVGAEVAGALHYAHTCKDANGAPLGIVHRDLNPARIFLEPEGGVILTDFARARSLLPGRVATTLPRPQGDVFYCSPEALLCEETDPRSDLFSLGLVLLELATWRHLYSTATVRPDELEEALTEKVKGKVLEAAMTAMEADLPDHAEDCILRAATFTREEVDEITQPLAHPLRSIVRRLIQRNPEDRYQSAAEVEAELRAGLAALGAPYGPKEALDEVMLSLTGASMSRGVLGPTSESQLPPNMVTEEDIINERGGTT; encoded by the coding sequence GTGATTCTCTTCTCTCACGGCAATCTCTCGTATGAGGTGGATCTGTCGCGTCCGTTGGTCGAAGAGTTGGCGCAATCCAAGCTTGGGGAAAGGACAGTCCCAGCCTGGGAGCGCACCGAGAAGAAGCGCCTGCGGGAAGTCATCGTCCGCTCTCTGCCGCCCACGTCGTCAGACGATCCCGACACGCTGGAGAGGATGCGCGCACGGCTCCGAGAAGAGGCGCACCTCGCCACGTACCTGCAACACCCGAGAATCGCCCGCTCCCTCGGGCCCTACGAAGTCCAAGGCGTTCTCTACATCGTGTCCGACCGTGCAGAGGGCACCTCGATCAACACGCTGATCACCTACTCGCAGATGCGCGAGAGGTTCCTATCCCCGGCGTTCTGCCTCTACGTGGGCGCCGAAGTCGCGGGAGCCCTGCACTACGCACACACCTGCAAGGACGCGAACGGCGCCCCGCTGGGCATCGTTCATCGGGACTTGAACCCCGCCCGCATCTTCCTGGAGCCAGAGGGCGGGGTGATACTGACGGACTTTGCCCGCGCGCGCTCCCTGCTGCCGGGCCGCGTGGCAACGACGCTGCCGCGCCCTCAAGGCGACGTGTTCTATTGCTCCCCCGAGGCGTTGCTCTGCGAGGAGACGGATCCGCGCTCGGATCTGTTCTCACTGGGGCTGGTGCTGCTGGAACTGGCCACTTGGCGACACCTCTACAGCACCGCCACCGTGCGGCCCGACGAATTGGAGGAGGCGCTAACGGAGAAGGTCAAGGGGAAGGTTCTGGAAGCGGCGATGACGGCCATGGAGGCAGACCTACCGGACCATGCGGAAGACTGCATCCTGCGGGCTGCCACATTCACCCGGGAAGAAGTGGACGAGATCACCCAGCCGCTGGCGCACCCGCTGCGCTCCATCGTCCGCAGATTGATCCAGCGGAACCCGGAAGATCGCTATCAGTCGGCGGCTGAAGTGGAGGCGGAACTTCGGGCGGGCCTTGCTGCGCTGGGAGCCCCTTACGGGCCCAAGGAGGCGCTAGACGAGGTGATGCTCTCTCTGACGGGGGCCAGCATGAGCCGGGGCGTTCTCGGGCCCACGAGCGAGAGCCAGCTACCGCCCAATATGGTGACGGAAGAGGACATCATCAACGAGCGGGGCGGGACCACCTAG